One window from the genome of Halomicrobium zhouii encodes:
- a CDS encoding DR2241 family protein, with protein sequence MRDDQVAAAEDAAIDGIDFDGLRISPAGAEYHLLIGDGKPRSVANDELGAALSAHANYVTNWYYWHAVAPQKADRWAFLRWVEHAEDLGVERRYAAMADGKFARNWGQLRITVTIDADGERRYGLRHVDDADEPDTTLDSHDDPLDARTLTKYDDDGQFRPLKTAPTLQTGWQFTDLSGAALVEAVDFFYPATVTNWHRERGAERSDAPAGRAGAERHASQEGDLDVSHWRETMERQTGMYGLVQTWDRGEGHEHVEWVAEACCDDSQCLKRREWQYDEETELDAPGGEGEFPCREPCSLVVAAAREWTKLESEESRTYEFELTPSEKEQIETIIDAVADGRADEIRDADVSDGANRYRARFLRAKLFDEDGNLGGVETGE encoded by the coding sequence ATGCGGGACGACCAGGTCGCGGCCGCCGAGGACGCGGCCATCGACGGCATCGACTTCGACGGACTCCGGATCTCGCCGGCCGGCGCGGAGTACCACCTCCTGATCGGTGACGGGAAGCCCCGCTCGGTCGCGAACGACGAACTCGGGGCGGCACTGTCGGCCCACGCCAACTACGTCACGAACTGGTACTACTGGCACGCCGTCGCCCCGCAGAAAGCGGACCGCTGGGCGTTTCTCCGGTGGGTCGAGCACGCCGAGGATCTCGGCGTCGAGCGCCGGTACGCCGCGATGGCCGACGGCAAGTTCGCCCGGAACTGGGGGCAGCTCAGGATAACGGTCACCATCGACGCGGACGGCGAACGCCGGTACGGACTCCGCCACGTGGACGACGCCGACGAGCCCGACACGACCCTCGACTCCCACGACGACCCGCTCGACGCGCGGACGCTGACCAAGTACGACGACGACGGCCAGTTCCGGCCGCTCAAGACCGCGCCGACGCTCCAGACCGGCTGGCAGTTCACGGACCTCTCCGGCGCCGCCCTCGTCGAGGCGGTCGACTTCTTCTACCCGGCGACGGTCACCAACTGGCATCGGGAGCGAGGGGCTGAACGGAGTGACGCCCCGGCCGGGCGAGCGGGAGCGGAGCGACACGCGAGCCAGGAGGGCGACCTCGACGTCTCCCACTGGCGCGAGACGATGGAGCGCCAGACCGGCATGTACGGGCTCGTCCAGACCTGGGACCGCGGTGAGGGCCACGAACACGTCGAGTGGGTCGCCGAAGCCTGCTGTGACGACTCCCAGTGTCTCAAACGCCGGGAGTGGCAGTACGACGAGGAGACGGAACTCGACGCGCCCGGCGGCGAGGGTGAGTTCCCGTGTCGCGAACCCTGCTCGCTCGTCGTCGCTGCCGCGCGCGAGTGGACGAAGCTCGAATCCGAGGAGTCACGGACCTACGAGTTCGAGCTGACGCCCAGCGAGAAAGAACAGATCGAGACGATCATCGACGCCGTCGCCGACGGCAGGGCCGACGAAATAAGGGACGCGGACGTCTCCGACGGCGCCAACCGCTACCGGGCCCGGTTCCTCCGCGCGAAGCTGTTCGACGAGGACGGCAACCTGGGCGGCGTGGAGACGGGCGAGTAG
- a CDS encoding DUF7524 family protein, translating to MPDTLPVHLNRESLHSLDVPTGIETDGSFDVLLVNHGEAVHVHLHLDDPLSRLATLDANNHYVQAESERPVRVTVDRGATGHGKLKVVTSYGAETRYVDVDLVEPAESEQPVQVDESLSKPQPKEPESSSGPSLADRIGSPVFLLAGVALLLAAAVVAVVQSPIVQFGSAVVFFAVLVGLFLAYAE from the coding sequence GTGCCAGACACGCTGCCCGTCCACCTCAACCGCGAGTCCCTCCACTCGCTGGACGTGCCGACCGGAATCGAGACCGACGGGTCGTTCGACGTCCTGCTGGTCAACCACGGCGAGGCGGTCCACGTCCACCTCCACCTCGACGATCCGCTCTCACGCCTGGCGACCCTCGACGCGAACAACCACTACGTCCAGGCCGAGTCGGAACGCCCCGTTCGGGTCACCGTCGACCGCGGCGCGACGGGCCACGGCAAGCTCAAGGTCGTCACGAGCTACGGCGCCGAGACGCGCTACGTCGACGTCGACCTCGTGGAGCCTGCTGAATCCGAGCAGCCGGTTCAGGTCGACGAGTCGCTCTCGAAGCCCCAGCCGAAGGAACCCGAGTCGAGCAGCGGTCCCTCCCTGGCCGACCGCATCGGCTCACCGGTGTTCCTGCTGGCCGGGGTCGCGCTGTTGCTCGCCGCCGCGGTGGTCGCCGTCGTCCAGTCACCGATCGTCCAGTTCGGCTCGGCCGTCGTCTTCTTCGCGGTACTCGTCGGTCTCTTCCTGGCGTACGCGGAGTGA
- a CDS encoding methytransferase partner Trm112 — translation MKEDLMDIICCPLDKQELELTVDERDGDDVIDGTLTCTECGERYPIEEGIPNLLPPDMRDDIPA, via the coding sequence ATGAAAGAGGACCTGATGGACATCATCTGCTGTCCCCTCGACAAGCAGGAACTCGAACTGACCGTCGACGAGCGTGACGGGGACGACGTCATCGACGGCACGCTCACCTGCACCGAGTGTGGCGAACGGTATCCGATCGAGGAGGGCATCCCGAACCTCCTGCCGCCGGATATGCGCGACGACATCCCCGCCTGA
- a CDS encoding sensor histidine kinase: MLLYATTRSLDDVGRQQYPILARWTVGGFLGAGVVGALVLGFQPVNDRVELAVGVFQLALWGTVGGALAGVRIAQGEAARATSERERHRWRSLFRNVPAAIADLTVENGTLVIVAANDAFRDWFPVVEDDERPAFRSVVAVDTDDADLISAVENGRTVVVNFSLSTADGRRYYRLRLSPYSYGNVEQRAHVMLTDGTELKELEQELQRTVAELSNKNDRLERFASVVSHDLRNPLNVASGHLELVDAPEEEERLQKVANALDRIDDLVNDLLDLAREGRTIDDPVPLDLREIVQACWETVDTGQMDLALDVDATVLADEDRLMQLFENLFRNAREHAGDDVTVTVGELDHAKGFFVADDGPGIPEDERDDVFEPGTTSTSDGTGLGLNIVRDIARGHGWTVELTESADHGARFEFAGVDRR; encoded by the coding sequence GTGCTTCTGTACGCCACGACCCGAAGCCTCGACGACGTCGGTCGCCAGCAGTATCCCATCCTGGCGAGGTGGACGGTCGGCGGGTTCCTGGGAGCGGGCGTGGTCGGGGCCCTGGTGCTCGGGTTTCAGCCGGTAAACGACCGCGTCGAACTCGCTGTCGGGGTCTTCCAGCTCGCGCTCTGGGGCACGGTCGGTGGAGCTCTCGCCGGCGTGCGTATCGCGCAGGGTGAAGCCGCTCGGGCCACCAGCGAGCGCGAGCGGCACCGCTGGCGCTCGCTCTTCAGGAACGTCCCGGCGGCGATCGCCGACCTCACCGTCGAGAATGGCACGCTCGTCATCGTCGCCGCCAACGACGCCTTCCGGGACTGGTTTCCCGTCGTCGAAGACGACGAGAGACCGGCGTTCAGGTCGGTCGTGGCCGTCGATACCGACGACGCCGACCTGATCTCAGCTGTCGAAAACGGGCGTACCGTCGTGGTCAATTTCTCCCTGTCGACTGCCGACGGGCGGCGGTACTACCGACTTCGCCTCTCTCCTTACAGCTACGGGAACGTCGAGCAGCGCGCGCACGTCATGCTCACCGACGGGACCGAACTCAAAGAACTGGAACAGGAACTCCAGCGGACCGTCGCAGAGCTTTCGAACAAGAACGACAGACTCGAACGGTTCGCGAGCGTCGTGAGTCACGACCTGCGCAATCCGCTGAACGTCGCGTCCGGGCACCTCGAACTCGTGGACGCACCCGAGGAAGAGGAGCGACTCCAGAAAGTCGCCAACGCCCTCGACCGAATCGACGACCTCGTCAACGACCTGCTCGACCTCGCCCGGGAGGGCCGCACCATCGACGACCCCGTCCCGCTGGACCTCCGTGAAATCGTCCAGGCCTGCTGGGAAACCGTCGATACGGGTCAGATGGACCTGGCTCTGGACGTCGACGCCACCGTGCTCGCGGACGAAGACCGACTCATGCAGTTGTTCGAGAACCTCTTCCGGAACGCCCGCGAGCACGCGGGTGACGACGTCACAGTCACGGTGGGCGAACTCGACCACGCGAAGGGCTTTTTCGTCGCCGACGACGGCCCGGGGATTCCCGAGGACGAGCGCGACGACGTCTTCGAACCCGGAACGACGTCGACGTCGGACGGAACCGGCCTGGGATTGAACATCGTCCGCGATATAGCGCGAGGCCACGGCTGGACGGTCGAACTGACCGAGTCCGCAGACCACGGCGCCAGATTCGAGTTCGCCGGTGTCGACCGGCGGTAA
- a CDS encoding adenylosuccinate synthase, giving the protein MTVTIVGSQLGDEGKGGIVDLYGDDADVVARYQGGDNAGHTVVDDGEEYKLSLVPSGAVRGKVGVLGNGCVVNPRTLFDEIDALRERGLEPDVRVAERAHTILPFHRVLDGIEEDVKSETDQEVGTTGRGIGPTYEDKAGRRGVRIGDLTDPDVLRDRLEYVVPQKRALAEEVYGVDVDEAFDVDALFEEYSEFGARMEREGMLVDAGDFLARQIDDGQNVMFEGAQGTIIDIDHGNYPYVTSSNPTAGGACTGTGLGPTVVGDGDVIGIVKAYLTRVGSGPLPTELGGVVGDTPGYDESTEGRNEELAEHIREEGDEYGTVTGRPRRVGWLDMPMLRHAARVSGFTGLAVNHVDTLAGLDELKVGHTYTLDGEERETMPATTEQWAACEPNFRSFDGWAAADWAAVAEEGYEALPENARTYLEYIEDEVGAPIYAIGLGPGRSETIVRERPF; this is encoded by the coding sequence ATGACCGTAACCATCGTCGGCTCGCAGCTCGGCGACGAGGGGAAGGGCGGCATCGTCGACCTGTACGGCGACGACGCGGACGTCGTCGCTCGCTACCAGGGCGGCGACAACGCCGGCCACACCGTCGTCGACGACGGCGAGGAGTACAAACTCTCGCTCGTTCCGAGCGGAGCCGTACGCGGCAAGGTCGGCGTTCTCGGTAACGGATGCGTCGTCAACCCGCGAACGCTGTTCGACGAGATAGACGCCCTCCGCGAGCGCGGACTCGAACCCGACGTACGGGTCGCCGAGCGCGCACACACGATCCTTCCGTTCCACCGCGTCCTCGACGGCATCGAGGAGGACGTCAAGAGCGAGACGGACCAGGAAGTCGGCACCACCGGCCGCGGCATCGGGCCGACCTACGAGGACAAGGCGGGACGTCGCGGCGTCCGTATCGGCGACCTGACCGACCCCGACGTCCTCCGGGACCGTCTCGAGTACGTCGTCCCGCAAAAGCGGGCGCTGGCCGAAGAAGTGTACGGCGTGGACGTGGACGAGGCGTTCGACGTCGACGCGCTGTTCGAGGAGTACAGCGAGTTCGGCGCGCGCATGGAGCGCGAGGGGATGCTCGTCGACGCAGGCGACTTCCTCGCCCGACAGATCGACGACGGCCAGAACGTCATGTTCGAGGGTGCCCAGGGCACCATCATCGACATCGACCACGGCAACTACCCGTACGTCACCTCGTCCAACCCGACCGCGGGCGGGGCCTGCACGGGCACCGGCCTCGGTCCGACCGTCGTCGGCGACGGCGACGTCATCGGCATCGTGAAGGCCTACCTCACCCGCGTCGGGAGCGGCCCGCTCCCCACCGAACTCGGCGGGGTCGTCGGCGACACGCCCGGCTACGACGAGTCCACGGAGGGCCGCAACGAGGAACTGGCCGAGCACATCCGCGAGGAGGGCGACGAGTACGGCACCGTCACCGGCCGCCCGCGGCGGGTCGGCTGGCTGGACATGCCGATGCTCCGCCACGCTGCCCGCGTCAGCGGATTCACCGGCCTCGCCGTGAACCACGTCGACACCCTCGCCGGCCTCGACGAACTGAAGGTCGGCCACACGTACACCCTCGACGGCGAAGAGCGAGAGACGATGCCCGCGACGACCGAACAGTGGGCCGCCTGCGAACCGAACTTCCGTTCGTTCGACGGCTGGGCAGCGGCCGACTGGGCCGCCGTCGCCGAGGAGGGATACGAGGCGCTCCCAGAGAACGCGCGGACCTACCTCGAATACATCGAGGACGAGGTCGGCGCACCGATATACGCGATCGGTCTGGGCCCGGGCCGGTCGGAGACCATCGTTCGCGAACGACCGTTCTGA
- a CDS encoding DUF7527 domain-containing protein: MSPRTVERVDDWETVPFGGGYSGLRDLASAEFSGVVTAGHTRLFMIRGTVVGILEGSIDDFEEASGNAREAPHPALPLLAVMQERSDEVRAKYYTEDTPIADVDRTLSDGSFTGFVELAENVLSGDYYQVYHQGRSMSVAYVGASERLITDDEAFEQADDEVGIYEVRPVDIEPIDIPESGDDADDSASVDPIPGADASTDAGIDEPAQDPTGDEPAALDPDPAAVPSTDEEDASVDTGSETDTASRDVEDTSDTTAVEDDPVDRATAPAESTGPVTEAEPDEPADATATGSTDESTPADDEAPPRSTKQDETGRDAGTNESTVETRDPTAETDDPTAETDDPTPERNDTAARSEPGTTDEPHPGATSASSTDQSSGQQSPGPGSDSGQTDPAPGGRSQPTDPAPGTPNDGQRLGGSPAGGSASDLEVRSIPSLDPSLTSAASRSTPSDTSVGRNGGSAQSTQTQRPQGGQRPHQREEPSSRTADQSVNGSANRTEPNARREPNEAAATPENGQQGSAPAESRSTGPDQDQSAHPAADGDDAGELASELEAREQEVDDLRTDLERVEAERDELETKFADLETERDRLQSELEEARAEIERLTERLEDFAEDGATGAGTQVSASEAIDNTNLFVRYNSKGDATLETAHSGNADRSAVAENMRLEYHTQFDADDAAVGNEPFDDFLTGTIQYRFVDWIIGSLLYEVRDTGHADGMADLYNALPKIDRAELNGQVSVNYTEDGEEHRSQERFDIVVRDRMGNPLLLANINNSRDPATDAMMTDLVKRASRVGESSDSLAGAFLVTESFFEPAALETAEEATSSGLFSRDKRKSFVNLSRKGGYHLCLVEARNQEFHLAVPEL; this comes from the coding sequence ATGAGTCCGCGCACGGTCGAACGGGTCGACGACTGGGAGACTGTTCCGTTCGGTGGTGGATACAGTGGCCTGCGCGACCTCGCTTCAGCGGAGTTCTCCGGCGTCGTGACGGCCGGACACACGCGACTGTTCATGATCAGGGGGACAGTCGTCGGCATCCTCGAGGGGTCGATAGACGATTTCGAGGAGGCGAGTGGGAACGCCCGCGAGGCGCCCCACCCCGCGTTGCCACTGCTCGCCGTGATGCAGGAGCGCTCCGACGAGGTCCGCGCCAAGTACTACACCGAAGATACGCCGATCGCCGACGTCGACCGGACCCTGTCGGACGGTTCCTTCACCGGGTTCGTCGAACTGGCGGAGAACGTCCTCTCTGGCGACTACTACCAGGTATACCACCAGGGACGCTCGATGAGCGTCGCCTACGTGGGCGCCAGCGAACGCCTGATAACAGACGACGAGGCGTTCGAACAGGCCGACGACGAGGTCGGCATCTACGAGGTCCGGCCAGTGGACATCGAGCCCATCGACATTCCGGAGTCCGGGGACGACGCAGACGACTCGGCGTCGGTCGACCCGATACCCGGCGCTGACGCGTCGACCGACGCGGGCATCGACGAGCCCGCACAGGATCCAACCGGCGACGAACCAGCAGCGCTCGACCCGGACCCCGCGGCGGTTCCCTCGACGGACGAGGAAGATGCCTCCGTGGACACAGGCAGCGAGACGGATACTGCGTCCCGGGACGTCGAGGACACCAGCGACACCACCGCCGTCGAGGACGACCCAGTGGACCGGGCGACGGCCCCCGCTGAATCGACGGGGCCGGTCACCGAGGCCGAACCGGACGAACCGGCAGACGCCACGGCGACCGGTTCCACAGACGAGTCCACACCCGCCGACGACGAGGCCCCGCCCCGGTCGACGAAGCAGGACGAGACCGGCCGGGACGCGGGAACGAACGAGTCGACAGTCGAGACACGCGACCCAACGGCGGAGACGGACGACCCGACCGCAGAGACAGACGACCCGACGCCCGAGCGAAACGACACCGCTGCCCGAAGCGAACCCGGTACGACCGACGAGCCCCATCCGGGCGCCACGTCCGCGTCGTCGACGGACCAGTCGTCGGGCCAGCAGTCCCCCGGGCCCGGCAGCGACTCGGGACAGACCGATCCGGCGCCGGGTGGACGGTCACAGCCGACCGACCCGGCTCCAGGGACACCGAACGACGGACAGCGACTCGGCGGCTCGCCCGCGGGCGGGTCGGCGAGCGACCTGGAGGTCCGGTCCATTCCGTCACTCGACCCATCCCTGACCAGCGCGGCGAGTAGATCCACGCCGTCGGACACGTCCGTGGGCCGAAACGGTGGCAGTGCGCAGTCTACCCAGACGCAGCGGCCCCAGGGCGGACAGCGACCCCACCAGCGCGAGGAACCCTCGTCGCGAACCGCCGACCAGTCGGTGAACGGATCGGCGAACAGAACAGAACCGAACGCTCGACGTGAACCGAACGAGGCGGCGGCCACACCGGAGAACGGGCAACAGGGCTCTGCGCCTGCGGAGTCCCGGTCCACCGGCCCAGACCAGGACCAGTCCGCCCACCCCGCAGCGGACGGTGACGACGCGGGTGAACTCGCGAGCGAACTCGAGGCACGCGAACAGGAGGTAGACGACCTCCGGACGGATCTGGAGCGCGTCGAGGCCGAGCGGGACGAACTCGAGACGAAATTCGCCGACCTGGAGACCGAACGCGACCGCCTCCAGTCCGAACTCGAGGAGGCGCGCGCCGAGATAGAGCGCCTCACCGAGCGTCTGGAGGACTTCGCCGAGGACGGCGCCACTGGGGCTGGAACCCAGGTCAGTGCGAGCGAGGCCATCGACAACACCAACCTGTTCGTGCGGTACAACTCCAAGGGCGACGCGACGCTGGAGACCGCCCACTCGGGCAACGCCGACCGGTCGGCCGTCGCGGAGAACATGCGTCTGGAGTACCACACGCAGTTCGACGCCGACGACGCCGCGGTCGGCAACGAGCCCTTCGACGACTTCCTGACTGGGACGATCCAGTACCGGTTCGTCGACTGGATCATCGGGAGCCTGCTGTACGAGGTCCGCGACACCGGCCACGCCGACGGGATGGCCGACCTCTACAACGCGCTCCCGAAGATCGACCGCGCGGAACTCAACGGCCAGGTGAGCGTCAACTACACCGAGGACGGCGAGGAACACCGCTCACAGGAGCGCTTCGACATCGTCGTGCGCGACCGCATGGGCAACCCGCTCCTCCTCGCGAACATCAACAACTCGCGGGACCCCGCGACGGACGCGATGATGACGGACCTGGTCAAGCGCGCCTCGCGGGTCGGTGAGTCGAGCGACTCGCTCGCTGGCGCGTTCCTCGTCACGGAGAGCTTCTTCGAACCCGCAGCCCTCGAAACCGCCGAGGAGGCCACCTCGAGCGGTCTGTTCAGCCGCGACAAGCGCAAGAGCTTCGTCAACCTCTCGCGCAAGGGCGGTTACCACCTCTGCCTGGTGGAGGCGCGAAACCAGGAGTTCCACCTCGCCGTCCCAGAGCTGTAA
- a CDS encoding DUF7541 family protein, whose product MNEQSGLSDQYRRASPWPLFVALGLALSEIGVFVGVFPVAVFGLLLFGGSVAGILTESGYTERPWSALIALGAVLAVAGVVLIGWQVPVDQITLENFGRNGILSRSLSVVAAGLTMAVAGAVAAVVEQTKH is encoded by the coding sequence ATGAACGAGCAATCGGGGTTGAGTGACCAGTACCGGCGGGCGAGTCCGTGGCCGCTGTTCGTCGCGCTCGGGCTTGCACTCTCCGAGATTGGGGTGTTCGTCGGCGTGTTTCCCGTCGCCGTCTTCGGCCTGTTGCTGTTCGGGGGGAGCGTCGCCGGCATCCTGACGGAGTCGGGATACACGGAGCGACCGTGGTCGGCGCTGATCGCGCTGGGTGCCGTCCTCGCCGTGGCAGGCGTCGTCCTGATTGGCTGGCAGGTGCCGGTCGACCAGATAACGCTCGAGAACTTCGGCCGGAACGGGATCCTCTCCCGGAGCCTCTCTGTCGTCGCGGCGGGTCTGACGATGGCCGTCGCCGGCGCCGTGGCCGCCGTGGTCGAGCAGACGAAGCACTGA
- a CDS encoding DUF6684 family protein, with amino-acid sequence MSLLGFERETLLDLTVNVIPMAIIVFFIVGFGVVPSFGVDPVLTTVQYSLLLVPLVALAVLTYYAGKVVERDEGKHQEAADAASE; translated from the coding sequence ATGTCACTACTGGGATTCGAACGGGAGACGCTGCTCGACCTGACGGTCAACGTGATTCCGATGGCGATCATCGTCTTCTTCATCGTCGGTTTCGGCGTCGTCCCCTCGTTCGGCGTCGATCCGGTGCTGACGACGGTGCAGTACTCGCTGCTCCTGGTGCCGCTGGTGGCCCTCGCGGTGCTGACGTACTACGCGGGCAAAGTGGTCGAGCGCGACGAAGGCAAACACCAGGAAGCGGCCGACGCCGCGTCGGAGTAG
- a CDS encoding cbb3-type cytochrome c oxidase subunit I: MAGEQLALTVFMAVLLVAIVAVLTRLEDWRSYTPLAGGGGVGYGDEATHGHEEKPGGLVRWLTTVDHKDIGILYGTFAIISFAVGGIMAFLIRVQLVVPSGAIVENAFYNSIMTSHGITMLFLFGTPIIAAFANYFIPLLIGADDMAFPRINAIAFWLLPPAALLIWAGFFVPTIDPAQTAWTMYTPLSIEQEMFGIDLMLLGLHLSGVSATMGAINFIATIFTERGEDVNWATLDIFSWTMLTQSGLILFAFPLLGSALIMLLLDRNLGTTFFTVDGGGPVLWQHLFWFFGHPEVYILVLPPMGIISYVLPKFSARKLFGFKFVVYSTLAIGVLSFGVWAHHMFTTGIDPRLRASFMAVSLAIAIPSAVKTFNWITTMWNGRLRMTAPMLFCIGFISNFIIGGVTGVFLASIPIDMVLHDTYYVVGHFHYIVMGAIGFAAFAGLYYWFPIFTGKMYQRTLAKWHFWLSMVGTNLTFFAMLVLGYLGMPRRYASYEFDGAIAPLAQVTTWHQIASLGALLLLAGSVILVWNLVQSWLEGPVVETGDPWNLEADNMKGRDFAWFERKLKTERAITDGGEESSEDDSEQQ; encoded by the coding sequence ATGGCAGGAGAGCAGCTGGCGCTGACGGTTTTCATGGCAGTGCTCCTCGTCGCCATCGTCGCCGTCCTCACTCGTCTGGAGGACTGGCGCTCCTACACTCCCCTGGCGGGCGGGGGCGGCGTAGGCTACGGCGACGAGGCCACGCACGGGCACGAGGAGAAGCCAGGCGGACTGGTCCGCTGGCTCACGACGGTCGACCACAAGGACATCGGAATCCTGTACGGGACCTTCGCGATCATCTCGTTCGCGGTCGGCGGGATCATGGCCTTCCTCATCCGGGTCCAGCTCGTCGTTCCCTCCGGGGCGATCGTGGAGAACGCGTTCTACAACTCCATCATGACGAGCCACGGGATCACGATGCTGTTCCTCTTCGGGACGCCCATCATCGCGGCGTTCGCGAACTACTTCATCCCGCTGCTCATCGGCGCGGACGACATGGCGTTCCCGCGGATCAACGCCATCGCGTTCTGGCTGTTGCCCCCCGCGGCGTTGCTCATCTGGGCGGGCTTCTTCGTCCCGACGATCGACCCGGCCCAGACGGCCTGGACGATGTACACGCCGCTCTCTATCGAACAGGAGATGTTCGGCATCGACCTGATGTTGCTCGGGCTTCACCTCTCGGGCGTCTCGGCGACCATGGGGGCGATCAACTTCATCGCGACCATCTTCACCGAGCGCGGTGAGGACGTCAACTGGGCGACGCTGGACATCTTCAGCTGGACCATGCTCACGCAGTCCGGCCTCATCCTCTTCGCGTTCCCGCTGCTCGGGAGCGCGCTCATCATGTTGCTGCTCGACCGGAACCTCGGCACGACGTTCTTCACCGTCGACGGCGGCGGCCCGGTCCTCTGGCAGCACCTGTTCTGGTTCTTCGGCCACCCCGAGGTGTACATCCTCGTACTCCCGCCGATGGGGATCATCAGCTACGTGCTGCCGAAGTTCTCGGCGCGCAAGCTGTTCGGGTTCAAGTTCGTCGTCTACTCGACGCTGGCTATCGGCGTCCTGAGCTTCGGCGTCTGGGCCCACCACATGTTCACGACTGGCATCGACCCACGCCTGCGCGCGTCGTTCATGGCAGTCTCCCTGGCTATCGCGATACCGAGCGCCGTGAAGACGTTCAACTGGATCACGACGATGTGGAACGGCCGGCTCCGCATGACCGCGCCGATGCTGTTTTGCATCGGGTTCATCTCGAACTTCATCATCGGTGGCGTCACCGGTGTCTTCCTCGCGTCGATTCCGATCGACATGGTGCTCCACGACACCTACTACGTCGTCGGCCACTTCCACTACATCGTGATGGGCGCAATCGGCTTCGCTGCCTTCGCCGGCCTCTACTACTGGTTCCCCATCTTCACCGGGAAGATGTACCAGCGCACGCTCGCGAAGTGGCACTTCTGGCTCTCGATGGTCGGGACCAACCTGACCTTCTTCGCGATGCTGGTGCTTGGCTACCTCGGCATGCCGCGCCGCTACGCGAGCTACGAGTTCGACGGCGCCATCGCGCCGCTCGCTCAGGTGACCACCTGGCACCAGATCGCCTCGCTCGGCGCGTTGCTCCTGCTAGCCGGGAGCGTCATCCTCGTCTGGAACCTCGTCCAGTCGTGGCTCGAAGGGCCGGTCGTCGAGACCGGCGACCCGTGGAACCTCGAAGCGGACAACATGAAGGGCCGTGACTTCGCCTGGTTCGAACGCAAGCTGAAGACGGAGCGAGCGATCACGGACGGGGGCGAGGAATCGTCGGAAGACGATTCCGAGCAACAGTAG